The bacterium genome has a segment encoding these proteins:
- a CDS encoding MFS transporter: MKQFRFKSTFASGTNALPSPSEAAAPATFRVGNIIYTKRGLMALFFWLLWFDFCFSIMETVLGPILQFRLKNDLHADSFLYTVLLGTIPSIFNFILNPIISIKSDRHRGPRGRRIPFLLYGAPLVCACLALLGFGNEIAAWVQGTLTPQMSLTEVTIWTFGILSLVFSVSNLLLGTTFYYLFNDVVPEAHFIKFMAYMRIVGGLAGMIYSWFIYGYSNKWGPLNIDLGFIHYHNPHFWYPKLILVGAAVFYTIASTIALLKIKEPEYPPPPPLAEGDGFVAKTRTTIRTIVGECFCHKFYVIFFITMMMNWMTYQMGSFMNPMRVDLGMDLALLGKIGAVTGFIGMVLTLAAANFGDRFRPLPLMVFSMSLMVATSPISLLFLIPGLSPKTYLYIQVAYSLVNLPIAVVYGMAESPLAMSLLPRDRYGQFSAAQSMMRMILAGILGSMLAGWLMRTLEHHMGSYALRFAFVWNFVFQIITLGCYYWLYREWKRLGGKAGFSPPPVGKTAQGTTSH, encoded by the coding sequence ATGAAACAATTTCGATTTAAATCAACTTTTGCGTCCGGCACGAATGCCCTCCCCTCTCCGTCCGAGGCCGCTGCACCGGCGACCTTTCGCGTCGGCAACATCATCTATACCAAACGGGGGCTGATGGCCCTGTTCTTCTGGTTGCTGTGGTTTGATTTCTGTTTCTCGATCATGGAGACGGTGCTGGGTCCGATCCTGCAGTTCCGGCTGAAAAACGACCTGCATGCGGACTCCTTTCTTTACACGGTGTTGTTGGGAACGATTCCCAGCATATTCAATTTCATCCTGAATCCGATCATCAGTATCAAATCCGACCGGCATCGAGGTCCGCGCGGGCGCCGGATTCCATTCCTCCTCTACGGGGCTCCGTTGGTATGCGCCTGCCTGGCACTGTTGGGTTTCGGCAATGAAATTGCCGCCTGGGTACAAGGTACCCTCACCCCCCAGATGTCGCTGACCGAGGTGACCATCTGGACCTTCGGGATCCTGAGTCTGGTATTCAGTGTTTCCAACCTGCTGCTGGGTACAACCTTCTACTATCTCTTCAACGACGTGGTGCCGGAGGCGCATTTCATCAAGTTCATGGCCTATATGCGGATCGTCGGCGGCCTGGCCGGCATGATCTACAGTTGGTTTATCTACGGTTACTCAAACAAGTGGGGTCCGTTGAACATTGACCTAGGGTTCATCCATTATCACAATCCGCACTTCTGGTATCCCAAGTTGATTCTGGTTGGCGCCGCCGTTTTCTACACCATAGCCAGCACCATTGCCCTGCTGAAGATCAAAGAACCGGAGTATCCGCCGCCTCCGCCTTTGGCCGAGGGTGACGGGTTTGTCGCCAAGACCCGCACGACGATCCGGACCATTGTCGGGGAGTGTTTTTGCCACAAGTTCTATGTGATCTTCTTCATCACCATGATGATGAACTGGATGACTTACCAGATGGGCTCCTTTATGAACCCGATGCGTGTTGACTTGGGCATGGATTTGGCCTTGCTGGGCAAGATCGGCGCCGTCACTGGCTTCATCGGCATGGTCCTGACCCTGGCCGCCGCCAACTTCGGGGACCGGTTCCGGCCGCTGCCACTGATGGTATTCTCGATGAGCCTGATGGTGGCGACATCGCCAATTTCGCTTTTGTTTCTGATCCCCGGCCTTTCGCCTAAAACTTATCTTTACATCCAAGTCGCCTACTCGCTGGTCAACCTGCCGATCGCGGTTGTTTACGGCATGGCGGAAAGTCCGTTGGCCATGTCGTTGCTGCCCCGTGACCGGTATGGGCAGTTTTCCGCGGCCCAATCCATGATGCGGATGATTCTGGCAGGCATCCTGGGCAGCATGCTTGCCGGCTGGCTCATGCGGACCCTGGAACATCACATGGGGTCGTACGCCCTGCGGTTCGCCTTTGTCTGGAACTTCGTATTCCAGATCATCACACTGGGGTGTTACTACTGGTTGTACCGTGAATGGAAACGGCTCGGAGGCAAGGCGGGTTTCAGCCCGCCACCGGTGGGGAAGACAGCGCAGGGAACGACGTCGCATTAA
- a CDS encoding amidohydrolase family protein: MIDIEHFPLFDGHAHFSQAFLDQGLASYKRCGVKAGIVIPQYPYLDFGEFLRELRRRKATNWLPCYWPAWPNFGWRPDDFVQTLVKDMRRFHRLGCRGLKVWKDLGMHIIHPNGKPASMDDRRLEPVWETVADLGWWISVHQGDPTARWTTRTGLTRDEIFRRRDRVIRKHPEIRFILCHNGNDIESVAKFGTLLDRFPNAMSDIGRDFLLHETLADTQAFIEKYANRLLFGPDTWLPDARPPDLKWDWEEGYLPWRRRIVSWGLSEPAFRKFTWENGERFLADMTGCRNR, encoded by the coding sequence ATGATCGATATTGAACATTTTCCGCTTTTTGATGGACACGCCCACTTCTCGCAGGCCTTTCTCGATCAGGGGTTGGCCTCCTACAAGCGTTGCGGGGTCAAGGCCGGCATTGTCATCCCCCAATATCCGTACCTCGATTTCGGCGAGTTTCTGCGCGAACTCCGCCGGCGCAAAGCCACGAACTGGCTGCCCTGTTACTGGCCAGCCTGGCCGAACTTCGGTTGGCGCCCGGATGACTTCGTGCAAACGCTCGTAAAGGACATGCGTCGGTTCCACCGCCTGGGTTGCCGCGGTCTGAAAGTATGGAAGGATCTGGGTATGCACATCATCCATCCGAACGGCAAGCCGGCCTCCATGGATGACCGGCGCCTCGAACCCGTGTGGGAGACCGTTGCAGACTTGGGCTGGTGGATCTCCGTGCACCAGGGGGATCCCACGGCACGCTGGACTACGCGTACAGGCCTGACCCGTGATGAGATCTTTCGGCGCCGCGACCGGGTCATCCGCAAGCACCCGGAAATCCGCTTTATCCTCTGCCACAACGGCAATGACATCGAAAGCGTGGCGAAGTTTGGCACCTTGCTGGACCGGTTCCCCAATGCCATGAGCGATATCGGCCGGGATTTCCTGCTGCACGAAACGCTCGCCGACACCCAGGCCTTCATCGAAAAATATGCGAACCGGCTGCTATTCGGACCCGACACGTGGCTGCCGGATGCGCGTCCGCCGGATCTCAAGTGGGACTGGGAGGAGGGTTATCTCCCGTGGCGCCGACGGATTGTTTCCTGGGGTCTGAGCGAACCCGCGTTCCGGAAGTTCACCTGGGAGAACGGCGAGCGGTTTCTTGCCGATATGACGGGTTGCCGGAATCGATGA
- a CDS encoding SDR family NAD(P)-dependent oxidoreductase translates to MKQNTVFRAVLVEHGYSTSQYEHDVITAAGGEFIDAQDQPLAQGYAQAVANVVLWDVRADALAAKVQALVDACGDSARVAAIQVDLLDEAAIGSALQSSVGRFGRIDILFNGASGNRGKVPLVEVQQEDFDFVMRLNLLAAAIFLTGDGARFVSGACLPVDGGYLCQNI, encoded by the coding sequence ATGAAACAGAACACAGTTTTCCGGGCAGTGCTGGTTGAGCATGGCTACAGCACCAGTCAGTACGAACATGACGTGATCACCGCCGCCGGCGGTGAATTCATCGACGCTCAGGACCAGCCCCTTGCGCAGGGCTACGCCCAAGCCGTGGCCAACGTGGTGCTGTGGGACGTTCGCGCCGACGCCCTGGCGGCTAAAGTCCAGGCGCTAGTGGACGCCTGTGGCGACTCCGCTCGCGTCGCAGCCATTCAGGTGGACCTGCTCGATGAGGCGGCCATCGGCAGCGCCCTGCAGTCGTCGGTTGGGCGTTTCGGGAGGATCGATATCCTTTTTAACGGCGCGAGTGGTAACCGCGGCAAGGTACCGTTGGTCGAAGTCCAGCAGGAGGACTTCGATTTCGTGATGAGGCTCAACCTGTTGGCGGCAGCCATCTTCCTGACCGGCGATGGCGCCAGGTTCGTTTCGGGGGCTTGCCTGCCTGTTGACGGCGGTTACCTTTGCCAGAATATATGA
- a CDS encoding SGNH/GDSL hydrolase family protein — MTRLPVLNAPRSGAVCATILFALMAGFTVSVRASDRPLIQHKPFRLLLIGDSISLGYFPFVQEALTGEAVVVSSGQCQGTRFVREHFDQILATGGGDWDVIHFNAGLHDVKENRIVPIKEYETNLRDIIRRLKATKARIVWASTTPLAATPQNKDVTDYNATAKRVMEASGIPIDDLYTHMRPRLTGNQKPDGMHFEAAGSKLLAGFVANSIRAVMTGTPVETGDAWRAEHPPVTNSLGMKMMPIPAGRFLMGDNPGTYKGEDQPVESICWNDAVAIKRTNI; from the coding sequence ATGACACGCTTGCCAGTTTTGAACGCGCCTCGAAGCGGTGCTGTTTGTGCCACCATTTTGTTCGCCCTGATGGCCGGGTTCACCGTATCCGTACGCGCGAGCGACCGTCCGCTCATCCAGCACAAGCCGTTTCGCCTGCTGCTGATCGGGGATTCCATCAGCCTAGGTTATTTTCCGTTCGTCCAGGAAGCGTTGACAGGCGAGGCGGTCGTCGTCTCCAGTGGTCAGTGCCAGGGGACGCGGTTCGTGCGCGAGCATTTCGATCAGATCCTCGCGACGGGCGGAGGAGACTGGGATGTCATTCACTTCAACGCCGGCCTGCACGACGTGAAGGAAAACCGGATCGTCCCCATCAAGGAGTACGAGACAAACCTGCGTGACATCATTCGTCGGCTCAAGGCCACCAAGGCAAGGATTGTGTGGGCTTCGACGACGCCCCTCGCAGCCACCCCGCAGAACAAGGATGTCACCGACTACAATGCGACAGCGAAGCGGGTCATGGAGGCGAGCGGGATTCCCATTGATGATCTCTACACTCATATGAGGCCGCGGTTGACCGGCAACCAGAAGCCTGACGGCATGCATTTCGAGGCCGCCGGCTCAAAACTACTGGCGGGATTCGTAGCCAATTCAATCAGGGCAGTTATGACAGGCACGCCGGTCGAGACCGGCGATGCTTGGCGCGCGGAGCACCCGCCTGTGACCAATTCCCTCGGGATGAAGATGATGCCCATCCCGGCGGGAAGGTTCCTGATGGGAGACAATCCGGGAACCTACAAGGGCGAAGATCAGCCCGTGGAATCGATCTGCTGGAACGATGCTGTGGCCATAAAAAGGACTAACATATGA
- a CDS encoding Sip1-related alpha-galactosidase gives MNSELMAKPNVFDSLLLGASPGISVARTGSGYAFFRVQVGTATDRLELPLGQVCGAKRFLACHRGSPFWMKPAAGEDVGRLPAEVQFLLLELADGRVAALVPLIDRKARASLQGAGDNRLTLVIETGDTTLQITEMIALFCMVGDDPYVLMEQAARIVNEHLGTGRLRMDKAMPAYADQFGWCTWNAFYQEVSQEKVATGLQSFKAGGVQPRMVILDDGWQSDHKTASGARQLTAFGANAKFPSGLAPLVHLAKDQFGVKTFMVWHTMVGYWGGVDGTALPGYGVREVARNSSPGVRSFAADQKDFWDQWWGQTVGLISPEHIHRFFHDYHRYLRSQGVDGVKVDNQAVLEMIAQGNGGRVALMLAYHEALEGSVNTHFAGNLINCMSCSSEMLYGAPASTITRTSEDFFPNPSSKTVHGLHLWCNAAVGLWFGQFVHPDWDIFVSGHPLGAYHAAGRAVSGSPVLISDKPGEQDFDLLRKLVLPDGTTLRCSGPGVPTRDCLFHDVMRENVLLKVFNRNPGGSAVLGVFNVHSSEDAAEKFPITGSVSPDGIPGLVGERFAVYAHHGRMLKIMTRHERWELTLTQLTAEVFTMVPVVDDFAAVGLPDMFNSGGAVLSHSVETSGAVRIQMRFGGRFLAYAAVAPREVRVNGSRVDFNFDAASGALEIAVAAIADPLLQIIR, from the coding sequence ATGAATAGTGAATTGATGGCAAAACCGAATGTGTTTGATAGCCTGCTGCTCGGGGCGTCACCGGGAATTTCCGTTGCCCGGACCGGGTCAGGTTATGCGTTTTTCCGCGTGCAGGTCGGAACTGCGACGGATCGGTTGGAATTGCCGCTGGGGCAGGTGTGCGGAGCAAAGCGGTTCCTGGCCTGCCATCGTGGATCGCCGTTCTGGATGAAACCAGCCGCCGGGGAAGATGTGGGTAGGCTGCCGGCGGAGGTGCAGTTCCTGCTGCTGGAACTGGCCGACGGACGGGTGGCGGCGCTCGTGCCATTGATCGACCGGAAAGCCCGGGCCAGTTTGCAGGGCGCCGGTGATAACCGACTGACGCTGGTGATCGAAACCGGCGATACGACCTTACAGATCACCGAGATGATCGCGCTGTTCTGCATGGTTGGTGATGACCCCTACGTCCTGATGGAACAGGCGGCCCGGATTGTGAACGAGCATTTGGGTACTGGGCGGCTGCGCATGGACAAGGCGATGCCGGCCTATGCGGATCAGTTCGGCTGGTGCACCTGGAACGCCTTCTATCAGGAGGTTTCGCAGGAGAAGGTGGCAACAGGACTGCAGTCGTTCAAGGCCGGCGGGGTGCAGCCACGGATGGTGATCCTGGATGACGGCTGGCAATCCGATCACAAGACCGCCAGCGGTGCGCGACAACTCACCGCCTTCGGCGCCAATGCCAAGTTTCCCTCCGGCCTCGCTCCACTGGTTCATCTGGCCAAAGACCAGTTTGGTGTGAAGACGTTCATGGTATGGCACACAATGGTCGGCTACTGGGGTGGAGTCGATGGAACCGCCCTGCCCGGCTACGGGGTGCGAGAGGTCGCCCGCAACAGTTCGCCGGGTGTCCGGAGTTTCGCAGCCGATCAGAAAGACTTCTGGGACCAGTGGTGGGGCCAGACGGTCGGGCTTATTTCGCCAGAGCATATCCACCGTTTCTTCCACGATTACCACCGCTACCTTCGCAGCCAGGGTGTCGATGGCGTCAAGGTCGATAACCAGGCGGTGCTGGAAATGATCGCTCAGGGCAACGGGGGACGCGTGGCGTTGATGCTGGCGTACCATGAAGCGCTTGAAGGCAGCGTGAACACGCATTTTGCTGGAAACCTGATCAATTGCATGAGCTGTTCCTCGGAGATGCTGTACGGCGCGCCGGCGAGCACCATCACGCGAACCAGCGAGGATTTCTTTCCTAATCCGAGTTCAAAAACAGTCCACGGACTGCACTTGTGGTGCAACGCCGCAGTGGGTCTGTGGTTCGGACAGTTCGTACATCCCGACTGGGACATATTTGTGTCAGGCCACCCGTTGGGCGCCTACCACGCCGCGGGCCGGGCGGTCAGTGGCAGCCCGGTGCTCATTTCCGACAAACCAGGCGAGCAAGATTTCGATCTTCTCCGCAAGTTGGTTCTGCCGGACGGCACCACGCTGCGTTGTTCCGGTCCCGGTGTGCCGACGCGGGATTGCCTCTTCCATGATGTGATGCGCGAAAACGTTCTGCTGAAGGTCTTCAACCGAAACCCGGGCGGTTCGGCCGTGCTGGGCGTGTTCAACGTCCATTCCAGTGAAGACGCCGCCGAAAAGTTCCCCATCACCGGCAGCGTCAGCCCGGATGGCATCCCCGGTCTTGTTGGCGAGCGATTCGCGGTCTATGCGCATCATGGCCGTATGTTGAAGATCATGACACGGCATGAGCGCTGGGAACTGACCTTGACCCAACTGACCGCGGAGGTCTTCACGATGGTGCCGGTTGTGGACGACTTTGCCGCCGTCGGCTTGCCAGACATGTTCAACAGCGGTGGCGCGGTGCTGAGTCACAGCGTCGAAACGTCGGGCGCGGTGCGAATTCAAATGCGATTCGGTGGCAGATTCCTGGCTTACGCCGCCGTGGCACCCAGGGAGGTGCGCGTAAACGGATCGCGTGTCGATTTCAACTTCGATGCCGCCAGCGGTGCGCTGGAGATCGCCGTTGCCGCGATTGCGGACCCATTATTGCAAATCATTCGATAA
- a CDS encoding DUF5107 domain-containing protein, which translates to MRIQLTHEPLHLRPFTERKHLSMPRLNHHEDMISMAATSGVPPELLPMHRNMWTSSFPYRKAADYPGHFEVREVPVVRLEDESARVTLLPSMGGRVLELFDRKLNRQLFWSPPSLRLANLSASGPWAIGGIEFNAFRASHNVHGISTVEARRITLKNGNTAVGIGAFDELFGCSWEVMLTLVEGTLVTRMTLKNHSGKDQPCLYWWTCIAVPVQWRDRVMLAPGNFLNHGMTRQGYELEQWPIVSGVDWSQWLHQHETTSGYLANTRSDFMGYRNEKEGWSFIHRADRTICRGRKLWSLGSQGVHHIWWQTLAEPNWIPYSELQCGLLPVQPDAGVFDAGKTIAWTETFAAMPGASTAPTYAANFADFEQRGQEKTGAGWAAWNDPGFWHIKESEVLVPSDARLDISRKLILTGSLSDAEIAQAVEAGWVGGESWIRLLAGKQAQLAPTARLALAVALINQNDFVTARRQLEPLAGAGGETGAYANHFLGLMAAETGDRQEALARLRRSVNEDYVDTNLLTSADKVLGGFGLHDERKVLWQKAPDETRITDDYRLAMASRALLDGDWRAVRALLAKPLRSIAEGVYYAWMLFKESFFGEFAECCQAGDPGTALDLLARGSEVAPQFERGRMEDRFNVDFLYYRYLLCRQQGWEYMAASFANMILLDPEHPGSTEALYALRVAQAENDPTAALRRQNILARPRDDADLKRNYPLRWALLQQLLEGTLDGWQALEQHPLYRYRARFEINLCRNNKKTE; encoded by the coding sequence ATGCGAATACAACTCACCCACGAACCATTGCACCTGCGCCCTTTCACGGAACGCAAACATCTATCCATGCCGCGCCTTAACCACCACGAGGACATGATTTCCATGGCCGCGACGTCAGGGGTGCCGCCCGAACTGCTGCCGATGCACCGCAACATGTGGACATCGAGTTTTCCCTACCGTAAGGCGGCAGACTATCCGGGACACTTTGAGGTGCGGGAAGTCCCCGTGGTGCGTCTCGAAGACGAGAGCGCGCGGGTCACGCTGCTTCCGTCGATGGGCGGACGGGTACTGGAACTCTTCGATCGGAAACTCAACCGGCAGTTGTTCTGGTCTCCCCCCTCGCTACGGCTGGCGAACCTCTCCGCCTCCGGTCCGTGGGCGATCGGCGGCATTGAGTTCAATGCCTTCCGCGCCAGTCACAACGTCCATGGAATCTCAACCGTCGAGGCCCGCCGGATCACGTTGAAAAACGGAAACACGGCGGTCGGCATAGGCGCCTTCGATGAACTATTCGGCTGCAGTTGGGAGGTCATGCTCACACTCGTGGAGGGCACGTTGGTCACGCGCATGACCCTGAAGAACCATTCAGGCAAGGACCAGCCGTGTCTCTATTGGTGGACCTGTATCGCCGTCCCGGTGCAGTGGCGAGATCGCGTGATGCTGGCACCGGGGAACTTCCTGAACCATGGCATGACCCGCCAGGGTTACGAACTTGAGCAATGGCCCATCGTAAGCGGGGTGGACTGGTCGCAGTGGCTGCATCAGCACGAGACGACCTCGGGCTACCTGGCCAACACCCGCTCTGACTTCATGGGCTATCGCAACGAGAAGGAGGGGTGGAGTTTCATCCACCGTGCCGACCGCACCATTTGCAGGGGCCGCAAACTCTGGTCCCTCGGATCGCAGGGCGTGCACCATATCTGGTGGCAGACTCTTGCGGAACCGAATTGGATACCCTACTCCGAATTGCAGTGCGGCCTTCTGCCGGTGCAGCCCGATGCCGGGGTCTTCGACGCAGGGAAAACCATTGCCTGGACGGAAACGTTCGCCGCCATGCCGGGCGCATCCACCGCTCCGACCTATGCGGCGAACTTTGCCGACTTCGAGCAACGCGGGCAGGAGAAGACGGGCGCCGGTTGGGCGGCGTGGAACGATCCGGGATTCTGGCACATCAAGGAATCCGAAGTGCTGGTTCCGTCCGATGCCCGACTGGACATCTCCCGGAAACTCATTCTTACCGGCTCACTCAGCGACGCCGAGATTGCACAGGCGGTAGAGGCTGGCTGGGTCGGCGGCGAAAGTTGGATCCGGTTGCTGGCGGGTAAACAGGCGCAACTCGCGCCCACCGCACGGTTAGCGCTCGCCGTGGCGCTTATCAACCAGAATGACTTTGTCACCGCCCGCCGTCAACTTGAGCCGCTGGCCGGTGCAGGCGGCGAAACCGGCGCTTACGCGAATCATTTCCTTGGACTCATGGCCGCTGAGACGGGCGATCGCCAGGAAGCGCTTGCGCGCCTGCGGCGCTCCGTCAATGAGGATTACGTGGACACCAATCTACTGACATCTGCTGACAAAGTGCTGGGCGGGTTTGGACTGCACGACGAGCGCAAGGTTCTTTGGCAAAAAGCCCCTGACGAAACCCGGATCACTGATGATTATCGCCTCGCGATGGCCTCGCGGGCGCTATTGGATGGCGACTGGCGGGCAGTCCGTGCGCTGCTGGCCAAGCCGCTGCGTAGCATCGCCGAGGGCGTCTATTATGCCTGGATGCTTTTCAAGGAGTCGTTCTTCGGTGAGTTCGCGGAATGCTGCCAGGCCGGCGATCCCGGGACTGCGCTTGATTTGCTGGCGCGCGGTTCGGAGGTCGCCCCGCAATTCGAACGCGGCCGCATGGAAGACCGGTTCAACGTTGACTTCCTCTATTACCGGTACTTACTCTGCCGGCAACAGGGCTGGGAATACATGGCGGCCTCGTTTGCCAACATGATCCTCCTCGATCCGGAGCATCCCGGGTCCACCGAGGCGCTCTATGCGTTGCGCGTGGCCCAGGCCGAGAACGATCCCACTGCCGCCTTGCGCCGACAAAACATTCTCGCCAGGCCTCGCGATGATGCCGACCTGAAGAGGAACTACCCGTTACGCTGGGCCTTGTTGCAGCAGCTACTGGAGGGCACCCTGGACGGTTGGCAGGCCCTTGAGCAGCACCCGCTATACCGCTACCGTGCCCGCTTTGAAATCAACCTTTGTCGGAATAACAAAAAAACGGAGTGA
- a CDS encoding fibronectin type III domain-containing protein has product MMMRTLRYAALAGLLVSTAQAAVQGPVAPLRQDLPGDSERHLETVITRAHQEYTVNFRGTVDGVMTRMPVSYAPYRQGWQPNTWARIENIGETDVINPWITVNSRGDWRTLTNIVAEATRGCTSDAEKARAIWEWERHHRFHATTWDNEVNDAVKALNIYGYTLCGDEAMVIRNLWQAAGFRTRPGHPIGHVVTEVFYDGAFHLMDSDENALCLMRDNRTIASEPDIVRDHDLLKRTHTYSISAPENPITDQSSASLYYYEGERRENERTGVGHAMHFMLRPGESLEWRWSHIGKEYSAGIAMEPGVKWSNDGEGTLLSGWGQKAYDNLRNGKWIYCPPLNMAIYRRGVQAEENIACMADDGRRPNLHPAKPGQAARITWKIASPYVMVGGTVGGEVRKPAAAEPLLLRWSSDGTSWHELTNVTFAATPGGSNLSFTASFDKLLSPRSKPMYEYFVQVEMKPAAEGEAGLDSIMFDNDIQMSLLGMPELTIGANLIRYTDDSNGPRKVRITQSWMERTTWHAPAAPKKPIFPEEGATVEGTTFTFRWPVPAVGDTRNTIADYHIQVSDRADMRWPVSPTFDRLTSLTPAAGKPEWTIPRSGLLNPDTKYFWRVRARDSRGVWGAWSPTFKFRCAAPGLPVNLRVREAEKTPTTLEWDDSPASRQAVTYRVYGSDEQGFTASDVPYVVRMGHGFCTTQVDYATKKKDDPYFGEVKTPPNFIAETRERRFPLTPPLRAFYRIVAVDAKGNVSGPSDYVELPRPVIYSQPILEAKVGQPYSYRPAAIASIGHLTCRGEYEAAFWQREHLTWTLETGPSWLKVSEDGLGGVPMEGSSGVHDVLLKVVNDKGSVVEQRFRLVVEK; this is encoded by the coding sequence ATGATGATGCGTACACTACGTTATGCCGCTTTGGCAGGACTGCTGGTTTCGACGGCACAGGCAGCGGTTCAGGGTCCGGTTGCGCCCTTGCGCCAGGATCTTCCCGGCGACAGCGAACGACACCTTGAAACCGTCATTACCCGCGCCCATCAGGAATACACCGTGAACTTCCGCGGCACCGTGGACGGCGTTATGACCCGCATGCCGGTTTCCTACGCGCCCTACCGGCAAGGCTGGCAGCCGAACACATGGGCCAGAATCGAAAACATTGGCGAGACGGATGTGATCAATCCTTGGATTACGGTCAACAGTCGGGGTGATTGGCGAACCTTGACAAACATTGTCGCAGAAGCGACCCGTGGCTGCACAAGTGATGCCGAGAAAGCCCGTGCCATTTGGGAATGGGAACGACACCACCGGTTTCATGCCACGACGTGGGACAACGAAGTCAACGATGCCGTCAAAGCGCTCAACATCTACGGTTACACACTCTGCGGCGACGAGGCCATGGTGATCCGGAATCTGTGGCAGGCCGCCGGGTTCCGAACTCGTCCGGGACACCCAATCGGCCATGTGGTCACGGAAGTGTTTTACGACGGGGCCTTTCACCTGATGGATAGCGATGAGAACGCGCTTTGCCTCATGCGCGACAACCGAACCATCGCCTCCGAACCCGACATTGTCCGCGACCATGATCTACTGAAACGCACGCACACCTACAGCATTTCCGCGCCGGAAAACCCGATCACCGACCAGTCCTCCGCCTCCCTGTACTACTACGAAGGCGAGCGGAGGGAGAATGAGCGCACCGGCGTCGGCCATGCGATGCACTTCATGCTTCGGCCGGGCGAGTCGCTGGAGTGGCGCTGGAGCCATATCGGCAAGGAGTATTCGGCGGGCATTGCCATGGAACCGGGGGTCAAGTGGAGCAACGATGGCGAGGGGACGCTCCTGTCAGGATGGGGACAAAAGGCGTACGACAATCTCCGCAACGGAAAATGGATCTACTGTCCGCCACTGAATATGGCAATTTACCGCCGGGGCGTACAGGCAGAAGAGAACATCGCCTGCATGGCTGACGATGGCCGCAGGCCCAACCTGCATCCGGCCAAACCGGGCCAGGCTGCCCGCATCACCTGGAAAATCGCAAGCCCATACGTTATGGTCGGAGGCACAGTCGGGGGCGAAGTGCGGAAACCGGCGGCAGCCGAACCATTACTCCTGCGCTGGTCAAGCGACGGGACGTCGTGGCATGAACTCACAAATGTGACGTTCGCGGCAACACCGGGCGGATCAAACCTTTCCTTTACCGCTTCATTCGACAAACTCCTATCGCCCCGATCCAAGCCAATGTATGAGTACTTTGTCCAGGTTGAAATGAAGCCGGCAGCGGAGGGTGAAGCCGGACTGGACAGCATCATGTTCGACAATGACATCCAGATGTCATTGCTGGGCATGCCCGAGTTGACAATCGGAGCCAATCTCATCCGCTACACTGACGATTCCAACGGCCCGAGAAAGGTGCGCATCACCCAATCATGGATGGAACGGACCACCTGGCATGCGCCCGCCGCGCCGAAGAAACCGATATTTCCTGAGGAGGGTGCCACGGTTGAAGGGACAACTTTCACCTTCCGCTGGCCCGTGCCAGCCGTGGGTGACACACGCAACACGATTGCGGATTATCACATCCAGGTGTCGGACCGCGCGGACATGCGGTGGCCGGTCTCACCCACCTTTGACCGCCTCACCTCGCTCACACCTGCGGCCGGAAAACCGGAGTGGACGATCCCTCGATCGGGGCTGTTGAATCCTGACACGAAATACTTCTGGCGGGTTCGCGCCCGCGATAGCAGAGGGGTGTGGGGCGCCTGGAGCCCGACGTTCAAGTTCCGCTGCGCCGCGCCCGGCCTGCCGGTGAATCTCAGGGTTCGAGAGGCAGAAAAAACACCCACCACCTTGGAATGGGATGATAGTCCCGCGTCACGCCAGGCGGTCACCTATCGCGTCTACGGCAGTGACGAACAGGGATTTACTGCCAGCGATGTCCCGTATGTTGTCCGCATGGGGCATGGCTTCTGCACGACACAGGTGGATTACGCTACAAAAAAGAAGGACGATCCATACTTCGGAGAAGTCAAGACGCCACCAAATTTTATTGCGGAGACCCGCGAACGACGGTTCCCGCTCACGCCCCCCCTACGTGCCTTCTACCGGATTGTGGCTGTTGATGCGAAGGGCAATGTCAGCGGGCCGTCGGACTATGTGGAACTGCCACGCCCGGTCATCTACAGCCAGCCGATTCTTGAAGCCAAGGTTGGCCAACCCTATTCCTACCGCCCCGCCGCCATCGCCTCCATCGGCCACCTGACCTGCCGCGGGGAATACGAGGCCGCATTCTGGCAACGTGAGCATCTAACCTGGACGCTCGAGACGGGGCCGTCATGGCTCAAGGTGTCAGAGGACGGCCTAGGTGGCGTGCCGATGGAGGGCAGTTCCGGGGTGCATGATGTTTTACTCAAGGTGGTTAATGACAAAGGCAGCGTGGTGGAACAACGCTTCCGGTTGGTAGTCGAGAAGTAA